The proteins below are encoded in one region of Aequorivita iocasae:
- a CDS encoding STM3941 family protein has product MGTVTLILNPSKAKIIILLVVCTAFVTIGFLIEPQNSFIKWGIILFFGLCICAFALTLLPRASYLKLTPEGFEICSLYQKEFTKWSDIESFGLVNIHYTTIVSITYKSSHTKHKTGKKISQFLAKSDGALPNTYGLKPKKLMALLYEWKHKYENEETYINKYRK; this is encoded by the coding sequence ATGGGCACCGTAACACTTATATTAAACCCCAGCAAAGCAAAAATTATAATACTATTAGTAGTCTGTACGGCATTCGTTACTATAGGGTTTTTGATAGAACCACAAAATTCGTTTATAAAATGGGGAATCATTCTTTTTTTCGGATTGTGCATATGTGCGTTTGCACTAACACTACTTCCACGTGCAAGCTATCTAAAATTAACTCCGGAAGGTTTTGAAATCTGCTCACTTTATCAAAAAGAATTTACCAAATGGTCCGATATAGAATCTTTTGGACTCGTTAATATACATTATACAACTATTGTTTCCATCACTTACAAATCCTCCCATACAAAACATAAAACAGGAAAAAAGATCTCTCAATTCTTGGCTAAAAGCGATGGCGCACTTCCCAATACATACGGATTAAAACCTAAAAAACTTATGGCCCTTTTATATGAATGGAAACATAAATATGAAAATGAAGAAACATATATTAATAAATATCGGAAATAA
- a CDS encoding heme ABC transporter ATP-binding protein: MIKATNISYKIGSKTILKDISVNFEPGKINLILGPNGAGKSTLVKVICNQLKPQEGTVFYEEKNIRNTSVAELAKVRAVLSQNTELAFPLKVKEVVMMGRYPHFSVNPTSKDEQAIKEAMQFFDVEAMADRDYLTLSGGEKQRVHFARVVSQIWYPSENGCRYLVLDEPLTFLDVHYQFQFMHKLRELLKQKDLVIVGVVHDLNLAAKFADHLVLLNHGELLAAGSKEKVLNAENMKTAYRLEPLIHQDERGMYLFFE, translated from the coding sequence ATGATAAAGGCCACCAACATATCGTACAAAATAGGAAGCAAAACAATTCTGAAGGATATTTCGGTAAATTTTGAACCAGGGAAAATAAACCTCATCCTCGGGCCCAATGGCGCAGGTAAATCAACATTAGTAAAAGTAATCTGCAACCAACTGAAACCGCAGGAAGGCACCGTTTTTTATGAAGAAAAAAACATCCGTAATACTTCCGTGGCAGAACTCGCCAAAGTACGGGCCGTGCTTTCGCAAAACACCGAGCTCGCTTTTCCCTTAAAAGTAAAGGAAGTAGTGATGATGGGCCGCTATCCGCATTTTTCGGTAAATCCTACCTCGAAAGATGAGCAAGCAATAAAGGAAGCAATGCAGTTTTTTGATGTTGAAGCAATGGCAGACCGCGATTATTTAACGTTAAGCGGAGGCGAAAAACAGCGTGTTCACTTTGCGCGCGTGGTTTCGCAAATTTGGTATCCTTCGGAAAATGGTTGCAGATATTTGGTTTTGGACGAGCCACTCACTTTTTTGGATGTGCATTACCAATTTCAGTTTATGCACAAGCTACGCGAACTTTTAAAGCAAAAGGATTTGGTGATTGTTGGGGTAGTGCACGATTTAAACCTAGCGGCAAAATTCGCCGATCATTTGGTTTTGCTGAACCATGGCGAACTGCTGGCCGCCGGAAGTAAAGAAAAAGTGCTCAATGCTGAAAATATGAAAACCGCCTACCGTTTGGAACCGTTAATCCATCAGGATGAGCGGGGTATGTATTTGTTTTTTGAATAA
- a CDS encoding FecCD family ABC transporter permease yields the protein MKKKTSRYNGTFPILLLLLVIITFFSIRYGAVSISLEEIFSSFKNYFSTPDNMDLTERIFMEIRLPRAILCIFVGASLAVGGTLLQALFRNPIVEPGLIGTSCGAAFGAALYFALGATFGFSVGKWTLALAACLGALLSTGLVFFLSQSRNSGKSSIVALLLTGIAINALFLSGVGFLSYIARDPQARSIVFWNLGTLSGANWTSVLIVGISTIGTILISLRYSKHLNALMIGEEEAQFLGVNIKSLKWKILLINVIMVAVATAFVGVISFVGLIVPHLLRIINGSDNRFLIRNSALLGGILLCVADLISRMVLRPAELPIGIVTSVVGVPIFIFLLQRKNYFF from the coding sequence TTGAAGAAAAAGACAAGCAGATACAACGGAACATTTCCAATATTACTTCTTCTTTTGGTAATAATCACCTTCTTCTCCATTCGGTATGGGGCGGTCTCCATTTCTTTGGAAGAAATTTTTTCCTCCTTTAAAAATTATTTTTCCACCCCGGACAATATGGATCTCACCGAACGTATTTTTATGGAAATCCGTTTACCTCGGGCAATACTCTGCATATTCGTTGGCGCAAGTTTGGCCGTAGGCGGAACACTTCTACAAGCCCTTTTCAGAAACCCCATTGTTGAACCCGGCCTAATCGGCACTTCCTGCGGGGCGGCATTTGGAGCAGCACTTTATTTTGCTTTGGGAGCGACTTTCGGCTTTAGCGTGGGCAAATGGACCCTGGCTTTGGCGGCCTGTCTTGGCGCATTATTATCCACAGGTTTGGTTTTTTTCCTTTCGCAATCGCGCAATAGCGGTAAAAGTTCCATCGTAGCACTGTTGCTTACGGGTATTGCCATAAACGCTTTGTTTTTAAGCGGGGTGGGCTTTTTGAGTTATATAGCTCGTGACCCTCAAGCGCGGTCTATCGTATTTTGGAATCTCGGAACCTTGAGCGGCGCCAATTGGACTTCCGTTTTAATTGTTGGAATTTCAACTATTGGAACGATTTTGATTTCCCTTCGCTATTCAAAACATTTGAATGCGTTGATGATTGGCGAAGAGGAAGCGCAATTTTTGGGAGTGAATATTAAGAGTTTGAAGTGGAAAATTCTTCTTATAAATGTAATAATGGTGGCTGTAGCTACTGCCTTTGTAGGGGTTATCAGTTTTGTTGGCTTGATTGTACCCCATCTTTTGCGAATTATAAACGGAAGCGATAACCGTTTTTTAATTCGAAATAGCGCTTTACTCGGGGGAATACTTCTCTGTGTTGCAGACCTTATTTCACGAATGGTTTTACGTCCGGCGGAATTACCCATCGGCATTGTGACTTCAGTAGTTGGCGTTCCTATTTTCATCTTTTTGCTTCAGCGTAAAAATTATTTCTTCTGA
- a CDS encoding heme/hemin ABC transporter substrate-binding protein → MKKVIFLSIAIITIYSCGRFGNEDKKKVSEERIVCISKQYSEIIYALGAEENIVAVDVSSTYPPEIKDLPTIGYHRALAAEPILSMKPTLILEDNNIGPEHVVTQLKNLKIPMKQFGHYENTIAGTDSLIREMGSYFHKEEKAEELCKKLDADMNYAKQQALWYEKKPKLLVIHFGQANNIYLVMTKNSTAGKLIDWAGGEMAVDGERGMTQFSPEVVAQSDPDVILLTDFGYDKLGSTEEVGTLPGISSTRAFKEGKVYRVEEHDMVYLGPRTGENIIELQKLIHQ, encoded by the coding sequence ATGAAAAAAGTAATTTTTCTCTCCATTGCAATCATTACAATTTACTCTTGTGGAAGGTTTGGCAATGAAGACAAAAAGAAGGTAAGTGAAGAGCGCATTGTGTGTATTTCGAAACAATACAGCGAGATTATCTATGCGCTCGGCGCAGAAGAAAATATTGTTGCCGTGGATGTTTCCAGCACTTATCCACCAGAAATCAAAGACTTGCCAACCATCGGCTACCACCGGGCATTGGCAGCGGAACCCATTCTTTCGATGAAGCCAACCCTCATTCTGGAGGATAATAATATCGGTCCCGAACACGTGGTAACCCAATTGAAGAATTTAAAGATACCGATGAAACAGTTTGGGCATTATGAAAATACTATTGCCGGAACAGATTCTTTAATTCGAGAAATGGGCAGCTATTTCCACAAAGAAGAAAAAGCCGAGGAACTTTGCAAAAAGTTGGACGCCGATATGAATTACGCTAAGCAACAAGCCCTTTGGTATGAAAAAAAACCAAAGCTGTTGGTAATCCATTTTGGGCAGGCTAACAACATTTATCTGGTAATGACCAAAAACAGCACCGCCGGAAAATTAATCGATTGGGCAGGCGGTGAAATGGCCGTTGACGGCGAACGGGGCATGACCCAATTTTCTCCTGAAGTAGTAGCACAAAGCGATCCGGATGTTATTCTATTAACTGATTTTGGGTACGATAAATTAGGTTCCACAGAAGAAGTGGGAACGTTGCCAGGCATTTCAAGTACGCGTGCTTTTAAGGAGGGAAAAGTGTACCGTGTTGAGGAACACGATATGGTGTATTTAGGCCCAAGAACAGGCGAGAATATAATTGAATTGCAGAAGTTGATACATCAATAG